The Buteo buteo chromosome 5, bButBut1.hap1.1, whole genome shotgun sequence DNA segment CAGAATAAGGTATTGTTTCTTCTTAACCTTACCCTTTTTGtcctgtaattttgttttgttttgtttttttttcatttcctgagaTGCCTTGATTTAGCTCTGAAGGCCAGCTTCTTTCCCACTCCCTCCTTTTCACCCTCATCCTCACTCAGTATATTGGCATGCAGCAAGTCTGTTTTACTCAGCTAAACTGGAGAATTTCAGGCTGCTTTTTATCTCTGATCACGCATCGTTCATCTACTGTTTTCTATGTCAATAATAGCTATCAACTAATGGTCAGATAGTGGGTGATGCAACCTTGAACTGCTGACAAAAATGTACAACTGAGAAGTCTTCTTCCTGAAACTGGGGAATCGCAAAATGGACACACATTCCTGCTCTCAGTCTGTCTCAGTTcatctttacttttttctttctcctctactTGTACTTGATTGCAGAGCCAGGGCTTGGCTTGTTATACACTTAGCTACACTaatgattttggttttctttgccaAGATAAAAAGCATTGATATACTTAGGtgcaggtttgggtttttttgttttggttgagTTTTTTTGATAAGGTGTTAATTTAGGCTGTAAAAGAAAGCATCTGGCAACTTAACTCTGTGGGAAACAAATGAGCTGTGAGGGAATGATCGTCCTTTCAGTGTACTTCCAGTATGTGTTCTTACTATATAGCTTTACTTAAGGAAATGCATAAAATTCATTACTCATGCATAATCATATTTCCATAGtaacttttttcttgaaataatttacatgggttgtaaaacagaagaaagaaatagctCACTTAAGGAGGAAACGTACTTAGACCTTCAGAGAAGCTATGTGAAACTTCTGGGAGTAAAAATGACCAGTGAAGTTAAAAGCATCAggaaacataattaaaatgtttctcttcaaaCAAGTTATATGACAGTGTCATGCATGCAGTCATACACGTGCTCACTCACTGTCTATTTTTGTAGTGTCCTGCTATAGACTACACCAGACACACACTTGATGGAGCTGCGTGTCTTCTGAATAGCAATAAATATTTCCCCAGCAGgtaaaaatgctttctcttgggaggagggaagggagtaGGTGGCACCTAAACACTTACAAAGCACATTGAAAGGCGTAATGCATTTTTCATGGACTACCATGGAAAATACCAGAAGTCCTGCAGCACGTGTCACTTGATGGTAGGCCTGTTGGCACTTTTAAGCCAAGGAAGAATTCCTACCCATTCAAATAGTTTGCCATTTACTGGAGCTGGCGGGTGCTTTTTAGGTGGAAACTGTTTTACTAGTATCTGTTGGTGTTACGGGGCTTCCATTGGAGTAGTGCCAACCTAAATAACAGGATGGCCTTTAGAGAGATGCAGGGACTCGAACGACTTGAACACTACAGCACTGAAAGCCTCCAGAAGCCAACACCAATCCACTGTGGGACATCAGTGACCAAAACTGAGACAAGAGACTGAGTGTACTGAATGAGCAGCCCACATGTTGGATCATGGAAACCTAAAACTGGAGAAGTCAAAACTGTGCTTCTCTAGGAACCCAGTATTGGCAAGGAGGTACAACGGGAAGGCTTTTTCCCTTTGCCCATCAATGCTAGAAACCAGAAATCCAGCCCTTACCAGAATAACTGATGATGTTTAACTACAGGCAAAACTTTTTTGGTAGTTggaatacaatttttaaatttggagTATGcatcagtgtttttattttccttccaaaaataaGCAATTGCAGACACAGATATCTGCAACACTTAAGTCTAAATTTCACGTGCAATTATATAGTATAGTTTAACAATCAGAATTCATGTCAACATGTATCTTGGTAGTCGTTTCAGTAGACCTGTTTTGTAACCTTTCTCCTGGTGCTTACAGGGTTAGCATAAAGGAATCCTCTGTAGCCAAATTAGGATCAGTGTGCCGAAGgatttacagaatattttcacaTGCTTATTTTCATCACCGGCAGATATTTGATGAATATGAAGTAAGTAGTTTCAAATTACATCTTGAAAGAAGGGCATTTACTGAAGTTACAGTTGTGATGTAATTGtattacatgttttcttttaatcctgCCAGAAGATCTGCATTCAAGTGAAGTATTGATTGTAGTAGATTAGAGTTTTGTAAGAACTGAAAGGCTgttatacatgcatatataaaaatgaaaattaatttatgtaaTTAGTTTACCCAGTTATGGTGTCCCTCATTTGGATGAAAGGTCAGAATTTGAGGTTTTGTACAAACAACTCAAATTCATCTTGTTTTAAAGATTCCTGAATGTATTCAAGCACTTGGTATAGTTAGTACTGCTTATGTATATGTTTCCTATATGTTACACAACAGTTAAGGAATTAAATTGTAAATCTGCAAAGAAACTTGAGTAACTGGTGGCAGCTTGGGCACCTCCAGTAgattccaactttttttttttttaaatggaaaagtagAAATTAATAGATAGAAAGGAGGTAAGCAGTATATGTATATGGAAACCTTTGCCAAATCCCAGTTAAGGTTGCTGAAACAGCTATGGAATGGTTGTGCCCTGTTCTGCTGGGGATGGTGTATGTGGGAGGACTTTCACAATGccttaaaactttcttttggaGAGTGGATCAGGACTACATTGATATTTGAATATATTCTTGTCTAAGTGCTGTTAAATTCAGCTGTGACTTAAGCCTGAActtcattgggtttttttgttaatggCAGTAACTATAAGCAAGCAGTATagggaagatttaaaaaaagtaatataaattTACCATTTAAGCATTACTACTTCTTTCTAAGGCTTGTAAATCTAATGAGGCAATTACATACAAGCAGGGCTTTTTTCAGTATGTTCTCCTtgattgtttaaaatattcctctgtgtatattgtttttttccccttttttcatCTCCAGAATGAAACTTTCTTGTGTCACCGGTTCACTAAGTTTGTGATGAAGTATAATCTGATGTCCAAGGATAACCTGATTGTACCAATTTTGGAGGAAGAAGTGCAAAATTCAGTGTCAGGGGAGAGTGAGGCATGATGGGAATGGCAGTACAGAAGCCTGTACTgaatataaacaaaacattaattatGCACTGTATATATCATTTTAGACACTTCAATCACGTATCCTCATAGCTTTGTTTAGTATACTTTTTGTATGCTGTGTGCATTGCCTTTTAATATGGGAAATACTTTAAGTTATTCATGAGCTGTATATTCATCAATGTGGCACTCatggtttttaaataaaagtagtaGTGTCTGTTTATAATGCCTGTTAATAAAAGAATTTACAGTTCTTTAAAATTGCTGCTAAACAATCATTGAATCACAATCCTGAAGATGTGTCTGATTGGGTGGGAAAAAAGTGAGATTAAGATTTTCACAGCAAGccattttttaatgcagtagCTATATTAAGTCTTAGTTCAAAGATTATCACCTTAAATATATAATTCTGCAGGAAGCTTCTTGCAATGTAGCTTATTCCtaatttagcttttatttttttaagatggctTTGAAGATATACTTTTGGATGTGCATGTTCGTGTATGCCTATATCCAAATACTAATAGGATCTGTAGTATTAGTAATACCAAAAGGACAATTCCACTATGCTATTGAACATAGATATTCTTGATATACATCTAACTTTCTGGActtgtttttttgttaacaGTGGAGGTTTGTGTACAACAGGGGACAGGTTCTGTCCTGTTAAGGCAGACGTCTGCTGTTCTCCAGTCCACAACTTCTCTAAAGAATAACTGTGGCAGAAAAGTCAATGGCTTATACCTGCGCATATTCATGGCAACCGCTTACAGACTGTATCTCGTAAATACTCATGTTACACTACATAACACTACCAGAGTCTTTGCTTGTATTCCTAGTAAAAACATTCTTAAGTACCTGAGATACCGAACCTGATTCTTTGCAAGAGTTAATCATGTTTTCAACAtacattgctttgtttttcttcattcaccTGAATTATATTATTTGACAGAAAGATTTGGATTCATGCTTCTGTTCCCTATCAGATGTTTATTTCAAGTTGTGTTTGCAGATTTGCAATAACTGACAATTTCCATGAGTGCTGCTTAATTGTGTTATGTCTAGAATGatagaattaaatattttagagaTGAATATAGCAGACATACTGCTAAGCATACATGAATTCAGGGTCTAAAAGCACTAGCAGTGTTCTTCTGTTAAATGAATTTTGCTTAGCTAAGAAGTTAGCTGGTTGTTTCTCTCTGAGGTTGCCAGGAGccctctttttatttctttaagcaGGTCAGAATGGGCTAACTCACTCCACTAGTTTCTATAATCTATGCTTTGTTTTCTATGTTATATTTACCTGGAAAGAAGGGAGTCCACCTATTTTTAATAAGTCTTTTTTCATAATATACTAAACATGCcttaaattctatttttctttatatgaatCAAGCACACCTCAAGCAACTGTACCACCTGGATGTAAAGGGAATTTAAACAATGAGAAAATAGACTAAGCTTAAGTACTTCAACAGCTGTATTCTTCAGCAGCTCCTTTTGTCTTATGTTTATTATTGTATGTAATTGTCAGCAGGGTAATTGCATGAGATGTTGTCCGAGTGAAAGTAGCTTTAGTTACTGTCTATACATGTAGCTATAACTTGCCTTGTATAGACTAGGTTACTTGATTTTGGTAAGTTTGTACTGCAGGTAGGAGGGCTGTATTCTGGAGGtagtaaaatgtatttagttTTGTTACAGTCTGCTCTAGGACCATCCACGGTGTGGTTCTCTTGTACAGTCACTCTGCATGCTTGTATTGGCCGTGGTGACTGAGACAGGCAAAACATGTAACTGGTGTTGCTAATTAAATTTCCTCTaccaaactgaagaaaaatgatgtGGTGGTCAGGACTGCATTAAAATTTCaaacctcttttttcttcctcttatgCTTTAAGAGTTTCACTCCAAAATAAAACTTGGGAAGTTTTAATCCTGTTATTCAGATTTGCACTGTAAAGTTGACTTGCTATACTAAGCTGATTTCATATAAGGCCTAAGTGAAACACTGCTTGTATTTTCCCTTGCTATTGTTTACATGAGTACTACTATGTACACACATGTGCCTGAATGGTACCATAAAACTTCAGTTAGCCTAAGCAAACCATTGATTTGTCTAATAAATATTGACAGGTTTAATTTAGACTCTACATAATAGGGAAACAGAGACTGTCTTTGAATTATATtgtaacaaaacaacaaaaaaagataaaatta contains these protein-coding regions:
- the LOC142031144 gene encoding MOB-like protein phocein isoform X2 produces the protein MDSTLAVQQYIQQNIRADCSNIDKILEPPEGQDEGVWKYEHLRQFCLELNGLAVKLQSECHPDTCTQMTATEQWIFLCAAHKTPKECPAIDYTRHTLDGAACLLNSNKYFPSRVSIKESSVAKLGSVCRRIYRIFSHAYFHHRQIFDEYENETFLCHRFTKFVMKYNLMSKDNLIVPILEEEVQNSVSGESEA